One Solanum lycopersicum chromosome 2, SLM_r2.1 genomic region harbors:
- the LOC101246312 gene encoding peroxidase 72-like, giving the protein MAQSMSFFMVIVLLAFAPICLSSKTYGGYLFPQFYDRSCPQAKEIVKSIVAKAIAKETRMAASLLRLHFHDCFVKGCDASLLLDNSGTIISEKRSNPNRNSVRGFEVIDEIKKTLEKECPQTVSCADILALAARDSTVLVGGPNWEVPLGRRDSRGASLSGSNYNIPAPNNTFNTILTKFKLKGLDIVDLVALSGSHTIGNARCTSFRQRLYNQSGNSLPDYTLEQSYAAQLRTTCPRSGGDQNLFFLDFVSPMKFDNSYFKNLLASKGLLNSDQVLVTKNQQSLALVKQYAENNELFFEHFAKSMVKMGNISPLTGFKGEIRKNCRKINN; this is encoded by the exons ATGGCTCAATCAATGAGCTTCTTCATGGTTATTGTTCTCCTTGCTTTTGCACCAATTTGTTTGTCTTCTAAGACTTATGGTGGTTATCTATTCCCACAATTTTACGACAGGTCATGTCCCCAAGCTAAAGAAATAGTCAAGTCTATTGTTGCCAAGGCCATAGCCAAAGAGACTCGAATGGCTGCTTCTTTGCTGAGGCTGCATTTCCACGATTGCTTTGTCAAG GGGTGTGATGCATCTCTGCTTCTTGACAACAGTGGAACCATAATTAGTGAGAAAAGATCAAATCCCAACAGGAATTCAGTTCGTGGATTTGAAGTCATCGATGAAATTAAAAAGACATTGGAGAAGGAGTGCCCTCAAACTGTATCATGTGCAGACATATTGGCACTAGCTGCAAGAGATTCAACAGTTCTA GTTGGTGGACCAAACTGGGAGGTACCATTAGGAAGAAGAGACTCCAGAGGTGCTAGTTTAAGTGGCTCCAACTATAATATCCCTGCTCCAAACAACACATTCAATACCATTCTAACTAAATTCAAGTTGAAGGGACTTGATATTGTTGATCTTGTAGCTTTATCTG GGAGCCACACAATTGGAAATGCAAGATGCACCAGCTTTAGGCAGAGACTTTACAATCAGTCAGGAAACAGTTTACCAGACTATACATTGGAACAATCATATGCTGCGCAATTGCGCACTACGTGTCCAAGATCTGGTGGTGatcaaaacttatttttcttgGATTTCGTGTCCCCGATGAAATTTGACAATAGCTACTTTAAGAACTTGCTGGCTTCAAAGGGACTGTTGAACTCAGATCAAGTTCTTGTGACTAAGAATCAACAGTCGCTAGCACTTGTGAAACAGTATGCAGAGAACAATGAGCTTTTCTTCGAGCATTTCGCAAAGTCTATGGTTAAGATGGGAAATATTTCACCTTTAACGGGTTTCAAGGGAGAAATCAGGAAGAATTGCAGGAAGATCAATAATTAA
- the LOC101246017 gene encoding RNA pseudouridine synthase 5 isoform X2, giving the protein MKTNTRGSTASRRLATISYKTIPAESLPPDLCCHACLKQPSPARSTPHIALIVVNKPSGLQVLPGGLYQQRTVLTQLQWHACKPTTTSSGCQKTHPVPVHRLGRGTSGILLCAKTKLCKSRLAAYFAEGTSVVEDKCTNSECNTMRKICKIYRALVSGVMDMDEVVIKQPIGTIKYPGVAKGLYVASPSGKPALSSVRVLERDSESNCTLVQVEIQSGRPHQIRIHLSFIGYPLIGDPLYVSGGQPKCFHPELLDESFEKDGGYQRPENPVPGDCGYNLHAHQIGLIHPITNELIKITAPLPAILQTREEREASQPNSS; this is encoded by the exons ATGAAAACCAACACCAGGGGGTCCACAGCCTCTCGGCGTCTCGCGACCATAAGTTACAAAACTATACCGGCAGAAAGCCTTCCTCCTGACTTGTGCTGCCACGCTTGTCTAAAGCAGCCTTCTCCAGCGAGATCTACACCACACATCGCACTC ATTGTTGTAAATAAACCTTCTGGTTTGCAAGTTCTTCCTGGAGGTTTATACCAGCAGCGGACCGTCTTGACACAACTCCAGTGGCATGCATGTAAGCCGACAACCACTTCGTCAGGTTGTCAAAAAACACATCCAGTCCCAGTTCATCGCTTAGGAAGAGGTACATCAG GAATACTGCTCTGTGCAAAAACAAAGCTTTGTAAATCTCGCCTTGCAGCATATTTTGCTGAGGGGACGTCAGTTGTTGAAGACAA ATGCACCAACTCAGAGTGCAATACAATGAGGAAGATTTGCAAGATATATCGGGCGCTAGTAAGTGGTGTGATGGATATGGATGAG GTTGTCATCAAGCAACCAATTGGTACAATTAAATATCCTGGAGTTGCTAAAGGGTTGTATGTTGCTTCTCCTTCAg GGAAGCCAGCTTTGAGCAGTGTTCGCGTTCTTGAAAGAGATTCAGAGAGTAACTGCACATTGGTTCAG GTTGAAATTCAATCTGGAAGGCCACACCAAATCCGCATCCACCTCTCTTTCATAGGATATCCACTAATTG GTGATCCTCTTTATGTATCTGGTGGGCAACCAAAGTGCTTTCATCCTGAATTATTGGATGAAAGTTTTGAGAAAGATGG TGGCTATCAAAGACCTGAGAATCCTGTTCCTGGAGACTGTGGATATAACCTGCATGCCCATCAAATAGGTCTTATTCACCCAATAACAAATGAG CTTATCAAAATTACAGCACCTCTTCCAGCTATCCTTCAAACACGAGAAGAACGCGAGGCAAGCCAGCCAAACTCCAGCTAG
- the LOC101246017 gene encoding RNA pseudouridine synthase 5 isoform X1 gives MSEKAELAAVRAYFGVPWPQLNEGLSYHDIVRPTDAGLTLIEFYFRKYKNSAPLQGWLQRIQNKQITIDGKVVILPDTELRAGAELVYHRLPWREPDAPYLLEVLFEDDYLIVVNKPSGLQVLPGGLYQQRTVLTQLQWHACKPTTTSSGCQKTHPVPVHRLGRGTSGILLCAKTKLCKSRLAAYFAEGTSVVEDKCTNSECNTMRKICKIYRALVSGVMDMDEVVIKQPIGTIKYPGVAKGLYVASPSGKPALSSVRVLERDSESNCTLVQVEIQSGRPHQIRIHLSFIGYPLIGDPLYVSGGQPKCFHPELLDESFEKDGGYQRPENPVPGDCGYNLHAHQIGLIHPITNELIKITAPLPAILQTREEREASQPNSS, from the exons ATGTCAGAAAAAGCAGAGCTTGCAGCGGTGAGGGCGTACTTTGGAGTGCCGTGGCCGCAACTTAATGAGGGATTATCCTACCATGACATCGTCCGACCCACCGATGCTG GTCTTACATTGATCGAGTTCTACTTTAGAAAGTACAAAAATTCAGCTCCTTTACAAGG TTGGTTGCAGAGAATTCAAAATAAACAG ATAACAATTGATGGTAAAGTTGTTATCTTACCAGATACTGAACTCAG aGCAGGTGCTGAATTAGTATATCATCGCCTTCCTTGGAGAGAACCTGATGCACCTTACTTGCTAGAAGTACTATTTGAAGATGACTACTTG ATTGTTGTAAATAAACCTTCTGGTTTGCAAGTTCTTCCTGGAGGTTTATACCAGCAGCGGACCGTCTTGACACAACTCCAGTGGCATGCATGTAAGCCGACAACCACTTCGTCAGGTTGTCAAAAAACACATCCAGTCCCAGTTCATCGCTTAGGAAGAGGTACATCAG GAATACTGCTCTGTGCAAAAACAAAGCTTTGTAAATCTCGCCTTGCAGCATATTTTGCTGAGGGGACGTCAGTTGTTGAAGACAA ATGCACCAACTCAGAGTGCAATACAATGAGGAAGATTTGCAAGATATATCGGGCGCTAGTAAGTGGTGTGATGGATATGGATGAG GTTGTCATCAAGCAACCAATTGGTACAATTAAATATCCTGGAGTTGCTAAAGGGTTGTATGTTGCTTCTCCTTCAg GGAAGCCAGCTTTGAGCAGTGTTCGCGTTCTTGAAAGAGATTCAGAGAGTAACTGCACATTGGTTCAG GTTGAAATTCAATCTGGAAGGCCACACCAAATCCGCATCCACCTCTCTTTCATAGGATATCCACTAATTG GTGATCCTCTTTATGTATCTGGTGGGCAACCAAAGTGCTTTCATCCTGAATTATTGGATGAAAGTTTTGAGAAAGATGG TGGCTATCAAAGACCTGAGAATCCTGTTCCTGGAGACTGTGGATATAACCTGCATGCCCATCAAATAGGTCTTATTCACCCAATAACAAATGAG CTTATCAAAATTACAGCACCTCTTCCAGCTATCCTTCAAACACGAGAAGAACGCGAGGCAAGCCAGCCAAACTCCAGCTAG